From the genome of Nocardia sp. NBC_01503, one region includes:
- the secG gene encoding preprotein translocase subunit SecG: MRMFLDILLIITSVLLVLLVLLHRAKGGGLSSLFGGGVQSSLSGSTVVEKNLDRITIFLGVIWLISILGIGLEIKFS; this comes from the coding sequence ATGCGCATGTTCCTCGACATCCTTCTGATCATCACCAGCGTGCTGCTGGTGCTGCTGGTGCTGTTGCACCGCGCCAAGGGCGGAGGTCTGTCGAGCCTGTTCGGTGGTGGTGTGCAGTCCAGTCTGTCGGGTTCCACGGTCGTCGAGAAGAATCTCGACCGCATCACCATCTTCCTCGGCGTGATCTGGTTGATCTCGATCCTCGGTATCGGCCTCGAGATCAAGTTCTCCTAG
- a CDS encoding DUF1361 domain-containing protein — protein sequence MDLVNAVTPSLSGVLHRDLFWMTWNTVLAWIPVALALLVFRSDPQTGKRLPVSPVWWAGVVLLLLFLPNAPYVVTDLVHLRDDIRAIGNGPVVSTVLPVYGVFIISGFVAYYLVLAELRGFLERSGFGAWRTPIILAIHFLCAIGVFLGRWVRLNSWEPVVQPKGTLERMVLALTWEWAPILIAAVFVATALGHFVTRAVVEASVASARRGARLVRSLRLTPPRADQV from the coding sequence ATGGACTTGGTAAACGCGGTTACGCCGAGCCTCTCGGGGGTATTGCACCGCGATCTGTTCTGGATGACGTGGAACACCGTCTTGGCATGGATACCGGTGGCGCTGGCGCTGCTGGTGTTCCGCTCCGACCCGCAGACAGGCAAGCGGTTGCCGGTCTCGCCGGTGTGGTGGGCGGGGGTGGTGCTGCTGCTGTTGTTCCTGCCCAACGCACCCTATGTGGTGACCGATCTGGTGCATCTGCGCGATGACATCAGGGCGATCGGCAACGGTCCGGTGGTGAGCACGGTGCTGCCGGTGTACGGCGTGTTCATCATCTCCGGTTTCGTCGCCTACTACCTGGTTCTCGCCGAGCTACGTGGGTTCCTGGAGCGGTCCGGATTCGGGGCGTGGCGTACCCCGATCATTTTGGCCATCCACTTCCTCTGTGCCATAGGCGTTTTCCTGGGTCGCTGGGTCCGGCTCAACAGCTGGGAACCGGTGGTGCAGCCCAAGGGCACCCTCGAGCGCATGGTGCTGGCATTGACATGGGAGTGGGCTCCGATCCTGATTGCCGCGGTCTTCGTCGCGACGGCGCTGGGCCACTTCGTGACTCGCGCGGTGGTGGAGGCGAGCGTCGCCAGTGCCCGCCGGGGCGCGCGATTGGTGCGGAGTCTGCGGCTGACCCCACCCAGGGCCGATCAGGTGTGA
- a CDS encoding response regulator transcription factor: MGASLMIVEDDDRVRGALRLAMEDEGYDVAEAEEAETALEHLRDHGVPDVMIVDLMLGEMDGFTCIREVRRDHDVPIIVVSARDDTHDVVAALEAGADDFVTKPFEIKEITARMRALRRRARLANAQDDPQPESPEELVLDADPQAPLVLSPDGGTVRRGEEELHLTITEFRVLCELAASPGRVLSRTALLERIWDRGFFGDERIVDVHVRRLRTKIEQDPSDPRIVVTVRGLGYRLDTQR; this comes from the coding sequence ATGGGTGCGAGCCTGATGATCGTGGAGGACGACGACCGGGTTCGCGGCGCTCTGCGGCTCGCCATGGAGGACGAGGGCTATGACGTCGCCGAGGCCGAGGAGGCCGAGACGGCCCTGGAGCATCTGCGCGATCACGGCGTACCCGATGTGATGATCGTCGATCTCATGCTCGGCGAGATGGACGGATTCACCTGTATTCGGGAGGTCCGCCGCGACCATGATGTACCGATCATTGTGGTGAGCGCCCGTGACGACACCCACGATGTGGTCGCCGCGCTGGAAGCGGGCGCGGATGATTTCGTCACCAAACCGTTCGAGATCAAGGAGATCACCGCGCGGATGCGGGCGCTGCGCCGCCGTGCGCGTCTGGCGAACGCCCAGGACGATCCGCAGCCCGAATCGCCGGAGGAGTTGGTCCTGGACGCGGATCCGCAGGCGCCGCTGGTGCTTTCCCCCGACGGCGGCACTGTTCGCCGTGGCGAGGAGGAGCTGCATTTGACCATTACCGAATTCCGGGTGCTGTGCGAGTTGGCCGCGAGTCCTGGGCGGGTATTGAGCCGCACCGCACTGCTGGAACGCATTTGGGACCGGGGGTTCTTCGGTGACGAGCGCATAGTCGATGTCCATGTGCGGCGCCTGCGTACCAAGATAGAGCAGGATCCCTCCGATCCACGGATCGTGGTCACGGTGCGAGGACTCGGCTACCGGCTCGACACCCAGCGCTGA
- a CDS encoding sensor histidine kinase, whose protein sequence is MLTLVVAVIAAISGVAVGVWFTRRRLSTTVDEFNTMVDSLQRRVERERRLVGDVSHELRTPLTTLITSVGVLNRHSNELPERSRRALEFVSAELEHLRHILDDMLELARVEAGVHRGDTELLSAAELLTHMLAERSYPPELLRVTGNVMITGRKLELERAIGNLLDNAKRHGCGVVAVSVVRAGPEVVITVDDAGSGVPVAERERIFERFATVRNARRVASGTGIGLALVAETVAAHRGRVDCTARPGGGARFTIRLPSAAV, encoded by the coding sequence ATGCTGACGCTGGTGGTCGCGGTCATCGCGGCCATATCCGGTGTGGCGGTGGGTGTTTGGTTCACCCGGCGGCGGCTGTCCACCACCGTGGACGAGTTCAACACCATGGTCGATTCGCTGCAACGCCGGGTGGAGCGGGAACGTCGCCTGGTCGGAGATGTCAGTCATGAACTCCGCACCCCGCTGACCACACTCATCACCAGTGTCGGTGTACTGAACCGGCATTCGAATGAACTGCCCGAAAGATCCCGCCGTGCACTCGAATTCGTGAGCGCCGAGCTCGAACATCTGCGGCACATTCTGGACGATATGCTCGAACTGGCCCGGGTCGAGGCCGGTGTGCACCGCGGTGACACCGAATTGCTCTCGGCCGCAGAGCTCCTCACTCATATGCTGGCCGAACGCTCGTATCCGCCGGAGCTGTTGCGGGTGACCGGTAATGTGATGATCACCGGCCGTAAACTCGAGCTCGAGCGCGCGATCGGTAATCTGCTCGACAATGCGAAGCGGCACGGCTGCGGAGTTGTGGCGGTCTCGGTCGTTCGCGCGGGTCCGGAGGTGGTTATCACCGTCGACGACGCGGGCTCCGGAGTGCCTGTGGCGGAGCGAGAACGGATCTTCGAACGCTTCGCGACTGTACGCAATGCCCGCCGTGTGGCCAGCGGCACCGGAATCGGCCTGGCGCTCGTCGCGGAAACCGTTGCGGCCCACCGTGGCCGGGTGGATTGTACCGCGCGCCCAGGCGGCGGTGCGCGATTCACCATCCGGTTGCCCAGTGCCGCCGTCTGA
- the ectA gene encoding diaminobutyrate acetyltransferase yields the protein MQTQFTKFDALVRQIAPGLPPVLSPVRLIRGGDTVILRTPDLDDGARLWRIAANSGVLDTNSSYAYLLWCRDFAATSVVVEIDGEVGGFVIGYLRPQQPDTFFVWQVAVEHAHRGKGLGVAMLDFLFDGLAEHGVSALETTVSPDNAASIAMFGALARRHGAPLTRRPLFGPGHFPDGHEPEHLFRIAPDQEVG from the coding sequence ATGCAGACCCAATTCACGAAATTCGACGCACTAGTTCGACAAATCGCTCCGGGGCTACCACCGGTTCTGTCGCCGGTCCGACTGATTCGTGGCGGGGACACAGTGATCCTGCGCACTCCGGATCTTGACGATGGAGCGCGGTTGTGGCGTATCGCCGCGAATTCGGGAGTTCTCGACACCAATTCGAGTTATGCCTACCTGCTGTGGTGCCGGGATTTCGCGGCCACTTCGGTGGTCGTCGAAATCGACGGCGAGGTGGGCGGATTCGTCATCGGCTACCTGCGCCCACAACAGCCGGACACCTTCTTCGTCTGGCAGGTCGCGGTAGAGCACGCGCACCGCGGTAAGGGCCTGGGCGTGGCCATGCTCGACTTCCTCTTCGACGGCCTCGCCGAGCATGGGGTTTCCGCACTCGAGACCACTGTTTCACCGGACAACGCCGCCTCCATCGCGATGTTCGGTGCCCTCGCCCGGCGCCATGGTGCCCCGCTGACCCGTCGCCCACTGTTCGGTCCCGGCCATTTTCCGGACGGCCATGAGCCCGAGCATCTGTTCCGTATAGCACCCGACCAGGAGGTTGGATGA
- the ectB gene encoding diaminobutyrate--2-oxoglutarate transaminase: MTTLDMTIFDELESNVRGYCRSWPTVFDTASGAWLRDEEGRDYLDFFAGAGALNYGHNNPVLKQALVDYIMADGITHGLDMSTVAKRRLLQTIQSTILAPRDLDYKVQFPGPTGANAVEAALKLARKVTGRTAILNFTNAFHGMTLGALAVTGNAAKRAGAGVPLLHATPMPYDGYLPDAAADPFAWMEAILDDASSGVDKPAAVIVETVQGEGGVNIARPEWLRGLAQLCSAREILLIVDDVQMGCGRTGPFFSFEAADITPDIVTLSKSIGGYGLPMALVLMKPELDQWAPGEHNGTFRGNNPSFVTAQAALEHYWSDTLLSAATMAKGELVHRNLSELSSAYEGLSTRGRGLVHGLVFDEPSQAGKVCQVAFERGLLAETSGASDEVVKLLPPLTITDPELEHGLGILAESVATVCEGALK; the protein is encoded by the coding sequence ATGACTACCCTCGATATGACTATCTTCGACGAACTCGAATCGAATGTGCGCGGCTATTGCCGGTCGTGGCCGACGGTATTCGATACGGCCTCCGGCGCCTGGCTGCGCGATGAGGAGGGGCGCGATTATCTCGACTTCTTCGCGGGTGCTGGTGCGCTGAATTACGGCCACAACAATCCCGTGCTCAAGCAGGCCCTGGTGGATTACATTATGGCCGACGGTATTACGCACGGTCTCGATATGTCGACCGTTGCCAAGCGTCGACTGCTGCAGACGATTCAGAGCACGATCCTGGCGCCACGCGATCTGGATTACAAGGTGCAGTTCCCCGGACCCACCGGCGCGAACGCGGTCGAGGCGGCCCTGAAGCTGGCCCGCAAGGTGACCGGCCGGACCGCGATCCTGAACTTCACCAACGCCTTTCACGGGATGACCCTCGGTGCGCTCGCGGTCACCGGTAATGCCGCCAAGCGGGCCGGCGCCGGTGTGCCGCTGTTGCATGCCACACCCATGCCCTATGACGGCTACCTACCGGACGCGGCTGCGGATCCGTTCGCCTGGATGGAGGCCATCCTCGATGATGCCTCCTCGGGCGTGGACAAGCCCGCCGCGGTGATCGTCGAGACCGTGCAAGGGGAGGGCGGGGTCAATATCGCACGCCCCGAATGGCTGCGCGGCTTGGCCCAATTGTGCTCCGCGCGTGAAATTCTGCTGATCGTGGACGATGTGCAGATGGGTTGCGGACGCACCGGGCCGTTCTTCTCGTTCGAGGCCGCCGACATCACTCCCGATATTGTCACGTTGTCGAAATCAATTGGCGGATACGGGCTTCCGATGGCGCTGGTGCTCATGAAGCCCGAGCTCGACCAGTGGGCACCGGGTGAGCACAATGGCACCTTCCGAGGCAACAATCCGTCCTTCGTGACCGCGCAGGCGGCGCTCGAGCACTACTGGTCCGATACGCTGCTGAGCGCGGCGACAATGGCCAAAGGTGAACTGGTGCACCGCAACCTGAGCGAGCTGAGCTCGGCATACGAAGGTCTCTCCACCCGTGGACGAGGTCTGGTGCACGGCTTGGTCTTCGATGAGCCCTCGCAGGCGGGCAAGGTTTGCCAGGTCGCCTTCGAGCGCGGACTGCTCGCCGAGACCTCCGGTGCTTCCGACGAGGTGGTGAAGCTACTTCCGCCACTGACGATTACCGATCCCGAACTCGAACACGGCCTCGGCATCCTCGCCGAATCGGTGGCCACGGTCTGTGAAGGAGCACTGAAATGA
- a CDS encoding ectoine synthase — MIVRTTAEITGTDRDVAEAGWRSKRIVLGGDGVGFSFHETTIEAGTEHEFHYLNHVEAVWLVEGTGTLEDLDNGVTYELGPGSMYLLNGHEKHRLRTDTRMRMLCVFNPPVTGQEVHDEHGVYPLVTVSAD; from the coding sequence ATGATCGTGCGCACCACCGCGGAGATCACCGGCACCGATCGCGATGTGGCGGAGGCGGGTTGGCGTAGCAAACGCATCGTGCTCGGCGGCGACGGCGTGGGCTTCTCCTTCCACGAGACCACCATCGAGGCCGGAACCGAGCACGAATTCCACTACCTCAACCATGTGGAGGCGGTGTGGCTGGTCGAGGGCACGGGCACGCTCGAGGATCTCGACAATGGCGTCACCTACGAACTGGGCCCGGGGTCGATGTATCTGCTGAACGGGCATGAGAAGCATCGCCTGCGCACCGATACCCGCATGCGCATGCTGTGTGTGTTCAATCCGCCGGTCACCGGACAGGAAGTGCATGACGAGCACGGGGTCTACCCGCTCGTCACCGTCTCCGCAGACTAG
- the thpD gene encoding ectoine hydroxylase: MSSPTHTLIDRYPTRTTGPAPHLERADPSVWGEVGVPALANFETDGFAILDSLLDREEVAVVAAELDHLTRDPEFLLDERVIIEKESNRVRSVFEVHKLSTVVANLVRENRIAGLARQILGSEVYIHQSRINFLPGLRGTGFYWHSDFETWHAEDGMPAPRAVSLSIALTDNFPFNGSLMLMPGSHRTFVPCQGETPDAHYRNSLREQEIGIPSESDITELAGRHGIAQFTGGAGSALLFDSNIMHGSSNNITPFPRSNLFIVFNSVENTLEAPYAARNPRPTYIGSRDFTPIA; this comes from the coding sequence ATGTCGTCGCCGACCCACACCCTGATCGATCGCTACCCCACCCGTACCACCGGACCCGCACCGCATCTGGAACGGGCAGATCCGTCCGTATGGGGTGAGGTCGGCGTACCGGCGCTCGCCAATTTCGAGACCGATGGATTCGCGATTCTGGATTCGCTGCTGGATCGCGAGGAGGTGGCTGTCGTGGCCGCCGAGCTCGACCACCTGACCCGCGACCCGGAGTTCCTGCTCGACGAGCGCGTCATCATCGAGAAGGAGTCCAATCGCGTCCGGTCCGTGTTCGAGGTGCACAAGCTCAGCACGGTGGTCGCGAATCTGGTGCGCGAGAATCGAATCGCCGGGTTGGCGCGCCAAATCCTCGGTTCCGAGGTCTATATTCATCAGAGCCGTATCAACTTTCTGCCGGGACTACGTGGGACCGGTTTCTACTGGCACTCGGATTTCGAGACCTGGCACGCCGAGGACGGTATGCCCGCCCCTCGGGCAGTCAGCCTCTCCATCGCCCTGACCGACAATTTCCCGTTCAACGGCAGTCTGATGCTGATGCCCGGATCCCACCGCACCTTTGTGCCCTGTCAAGGTGAAACGCCGGATGCGCACTACCGAAATTCCCTGCGAGAGCAGGAGATCGGCATTCCCTCCGAAAGCGATATCACCGAGCTCGCGGGGAGGCACGGCATTGCCCAGTTCACCGGCGGCGCGGGTTCGGCGCTGCTGTTCGACTCGAACATCATGCACGGCTCCTCGAACAACATCACGCCCTTCCCGCGGTCGAATCTCTTCATCGTGTTCAACAGTGTCGAGAACACCCTCGAAGCCCCTTATGCGGCAAGGAATCCCCGCCCCACCTACATCGGCAGTCGGGACTTCACCCCGATCGCCTAG
- a CDS encoding MarR family winged helix-turn-helix transcriptional regulator — translation MTTESDHPEPPPASVSIIVLTLAHRVEAELGAALTPLQLTVSRLALLGHIASVPGASFSDLARMGAISVQSVHTAVKAMVAAGLVRDRTARAGSASIIELTAKGKRLLSSAQEVVAEVDERLFGPAADPFQRRVGVAVLSAFAARNVS, via the coding sequence GTGACCACCGAAAGCGATCACCCCGAACCGCCGCCCGCGAGCGTGTCGATCATCGTGCTGACCCTGGCGCATCGTGTCGAAGCCGAGCTCGGTGCGGCCCTGACGCCGCTGCAGCTCACCGTTTCCCGGCTGGCGCTGCTCGGTCATATCGCGAGCGTGCCCGGTGCGTCGTTCAGTGATCTGGCCCGGATGGGTGCGATCAGTGTGCAGAGCGTGCACACCGCGGTGAAGGCGATGGTGGCCGCGGGGCTGGTGCGCGATCGCACGGCGCGGGCGGGTTCGGCCTCGATCATCGAGTTGACGGCGAAGGGGAAGCGGTTGCTGAGCTCCGCGCAGGAGGTCGTCGCGGAGGTGGATGAGCGGCTGTTCGGTCCGGCCGCCGATCCGTTTCAGCGCCGGGTCGGTGTCGCCGTCCTGTCCGCGTTCGCCGCCCGAAACGTCTCCTGA
- a CDS encoding amidohydrolase, whose protein sequence is MGAVSWINSRVASINADLVELYRDLHAHPELSFAEHRTAGIVARRARALGFEVTEGVGGTGVVARLVNGAGPVVLLRADMDALPVREQTGLSYASTAVDPASGEPVMHACGHDMHTACLLGTLDALMEARARWSGTVVAVFQPAEEVGRGARAMVEDGLFERFGKPEIVLAQHVLPIPVGTVATRSGAFLAANDSLRITLHGRGGHGSRPETTVDPIVMAAATVLRLQTIVSREVAAADQAVVTIGSLHAGVKENIIADEAVLGVSVRTYSAEVRDRVVEAVRRIVCAEAEASGADRPPTIELQMRLPVTANDPVALEKTRGALSAALGVERVLDIAAFPASEDVGILAEAAGVPLSFWFFGGADPAKFAAAEQNGTVEQDIPMNHSPFFAPLAEPTIDCGVTALTAAAFAWLDSNR, encoded by the coding sequence ATTGGTGCCGTGTCGTGGATCAACAGTCGAGTCGCAAGCATCAACGCGGATCTTGTGGAGCTGTACCGGGATCTGCACGCACACCCCGAACTATCCTTCGCCGAACATCGCACCGCGGGGATCGTCGCTCGGCGCGCGCGGGCGCTCGGATTCGAGGTGACCGAGGGCGTCGGCGGGACGGGTGTGGTTGCGCGACTGGTGAATGGGGCCGGTCCGGTGGTGCTGCTCCGCGCGGATATGGACGCGCTGCCGGTGCGTGAGCAGACCGGACTCTCCTACGCGTCGACCGCTGTCGATCCGGCGAGCGGTGAACCGGTGATGCATGCCTGCGGCCACGATATGCATACCGCATGTCTGCTCGGCACGCTCGATGCGCTGATGGAGGCCCGCGCACGATGGTCGGGCACCGTTGTGGCCGTATTCCAGCCCGCCGAGGAGGTCGGGCGCGGCGCGCGGGCCATGGTCGAGGACGGTTTGTTCGAACGCTTCGGGAAGCCGGAAATCGTACTGGCGCAGCATGTTCTGCCTATCCCGGTGGGTACCGTGGCGACCCGTTCGGGGGCCTTCCTCGCCGCCAATGACAGCCTGCGGATCACCCTGCACGGCCGCGGCGGACATGGCTCACGGCCCGAGACGACCGTCGATCCGATCGTGATGGCCGCCGCCACCGTACTGCGTCTGCAGACCATCGTCTCGCGTGAGGTCGCCGCCGCGGATCAGGCCGTCGTGACGATCGGCAGTCTGCACGCGGGTGTCAAGGAGAACATCATCGCCGATGAGGCCGTGCTCGGGGTCAGTGTGCGCACCTACTCCGCGGAGGTGCGCGACCGGGTGGTCGAGGCGGTGCGGCGCATAGTGTGCGCGGAGGCCGAGGCCTCGGGCGCGGACCGTCCGCCGACCATCGAGCTACAGATGCGGCTGCCGGTGACCGCCAATGATCCGGTCGCGCTGGAGAAGACGCGCGGTGCGCTCTCTGCCGCACTCGGGGTGGAACGGGTCCTGGATATAGCCGCCTTCCCCGCGAGCGAGGATGTCGGCATCCTTGCCGAGGCTGCCGGTGTGCCCCTGTCCTTCTGGTTCTTCGGCGGCGCCGATCCCGCGAAATTCGCTGCCGCAGAACAGAACGGCACCGTCGAACAAGATATCCCGATGAATCACTCGCCGTTCTTCGCGCCGCTCGCCGAACCCACGATCGACTGCGGCGTCACCGCCTTGACCGCGGCGGCGTTCGCCTGGCTGGACTCGAACCGGTAA
- a CDS encoding MmyB family transcriptional regulator, whose protein sequence is MWPNPSPAYVSNSRFGTDFSPVRVENGGPEEAERGHYADWEQCTLDVVGQLRLAAGEYPDDPRLASLIGELSMGSERFRRLWARADVRARTHGRKAYRHPLVGLLELHQENFALPNESGMELIVLSAAPDSAAADGLRLLAGLDAVGEQVRPTENAQVRE, encoded by the coding sequence ATGTGGCCGAATCCCAGCCCCGCCTATGTGTCGAACTCGCGTTTCGGTACTGATTTCTCGCCGGTGCGTGTCGAAAACGGGGGGCCTGAGGAGGCCGAGCGCGGACACTACGCGGATTGGGAACAGTGCACCCTCGATGTCGTCGGGCAGCTGCGCCTGGCCGCGGGCGAGTATCCGGACGATCCGCGCCTGGCCTCACTCATCGGCGAACTGTCCATGGGCAGTGAGCGTTTCCGCCGACTGTGGGCGCGCGCGGATGTGCGCGCCCGGACCCACGGGCGTAAGGCATATCGGCATCCACTGGTCGGCTTACTGGAGCTGCATCAGGAGAACTTCGCGCTGCCGAATGAATCGGGTATGGAGTTGATCGTGCTGTCCGCCGCGCCCGACAGCGCCGCCGCGGACGGGCTGCGACTGCTCGCGGGTCTGGACGCGGTCGGCGAACAGGTGCGACCGACCGAGAACGCTCAGGTCCGCGAGTAG
- a CDS encoding helix-turn-helix domain-containing protein, which yields MPSKANLSGTTLPRRQLGKALRDARQARGMTLDQVAHDTENSRSTLSRVELGQYDKIKVREIEYLCRYYSLPDAQSQYLMSLASQANTKVWWQDYRHLLDPGFSTYLELESYANQFSFYQPLIIPGLLQTADYARAVQCLFAPEDSPVEVDQRVELRMQRSARLTRQHWPVRAEFLLHETIFHTIVGSGLTMAAQCRHIADMSTRENILVRFVPFSAGLPTGSAIPPFIVLEFPENEPSVVYTEAAIGSMTFEDEEDVKRFQALYGTLRHAAMEQQPSRDRIRKIARRYEQ from the coding sequence ATGCCGAGCAAGGCAAACCTCAGCGGCACGACGCTTCCACGTCGACAGCTAGGCAAAGCGCTACGGGATGCACGCCAGGCGCGAGGGATGACCCTCGATCAAGTGGCGCATGACACCGAGAACAGTCGATCCACCCTGAGCAGGGTAGAACTCGGGCAATACGACAAGATCAAGGTCCGTGAGATCGAATACCTTTGCCGGTACTATTCCCTGCCAGACGCGCAGAGCCAGTACCTCATGTCGCTTGCGTCGCAAGCGAATACAAAGGTCTGGTGGCAGGACTACCGCCATTTGCTCGATCCCGGATTCAGTACCTACCTCGAACTCGAGTCGTACGCAAATCAATTCAGCTTCTATCAGCCGCTCATCATTCCGGGCTTGCTCCAAACCGCCGACTACGCCCGGGCTGTTCAATGCCTCTTCGCGCCCGAGGACTCACCCGTAGAAGTCGACCAGCGCGTCGAACTGCGGATGCAGCGCTCCGCACGGCTTACCCGGCAACATTGGCCCGTTCGCGCCGAATTCTTGTTGCACGAGACCATCTTTCATACGATAGTCGGCTCGGGGCTGACCATGGCGGCGCAGTGTCGGCACATCGCAGATATGAGCACCCGTGAAAATATCTTGGTCCGGTTTGTGCCCTTCTCCGCTGGCCTGCCGACCGGCAGCGCCATCCCTCCCTTTATCGTCCTGGAATTTCCGGAGAACGAGCCATCTGTGGTCTATACCGAGGCCGCTATCGGTTCGATGACGTTCGAGGACGAAGAAGACGTGAAGCGCTTCCAGGCGCTGTACGGCACCCTCCGACATGCCGCGATGGAGCAGCAACCATCTCGGGATCGAATCAGGAAAATAGCAAGGAGATACGAACAGTGA
- a CDS encoding DUF397 domain-containing protein, with the protein MTIDLTGADWFKSSHSGGNNECVEIAWLAGGHVGVRDSKNPDGPALVFAPGEWDAFAAGIEDDEFKRV; encoded by the coding sequence GTGACCATCGACCTTACCGGCGCGGACTGGTTCAAGTCGTCGCACAGCGGCGGCAACAACGAATGCGTAGAAATCGCTTGGCTCGCAGGAGGTCATGTCGGGGTTCGCGATTCAAAGAATCCCGATGGCCCGGCGTTGGTGTTCGCCCCCGGTGAGTGGGACGCCTTCGCCGCCGGGATAGAAGACGACGAGTTCAAACGCGTGTAA
- a CDS encoding ESX secretion-associated protein EspG, whose protein sequence is MTHVWRFTEVEFALLWRDTIGDQLPAPFLFTSRAASPQEYRATRQSARESLQEKMTREVTDIIDAMAKSDLHLSVYGGDDRDPIHSGSMIRVLATRKGERGYLVTQLPGVSYFDRGGYTIAQCDPLRLADKIVESLPDVPAAARGDIELTSSDAHAMLYVDRSEADDLEYASSRSVVDPYEDEVSSRSARFLRAPATNSGEIQITQGSSIFGPRGVKRHTVGWRDLDGHGRYVISDRPAAALAADPKRFVSVLNSRIAAVVHAIKEEREHLH, encoded by the coding sequence GTGACGCATGTGTGGCGGTTCACCGAGGTCGAGTTTGCCCTGCTTTGGCGGGATACGATCGGCGACCAGTTGCCCGCGCCATTTCTATTCACCTCACGCGCCGCGTCCCCGCAGGAATACCGTGCGACGCGGCAGTCGGCGCGGGAAAGTTTGCAGGAAAAGATGACCCGCGAGGTCACCGACATCATCGATGCGATGGCCAAATCGGATCTGCACCTGTCGGTCTACGGTGGTGATGATCGTGACCCGATCCACTCGGGATCGATGATTCGCGTGCTGGCCACCCGCAAGGGCGAACGCGGATACCTTGTCACCCAGCTGCCAGGTGTCTCGTATTTCGATCGAGGTGGATACACCATCGCTCAATGCGACCCGCTGCGGCTGGCCGACAAAATCGTGGAGTCACTTCCGGATGTACCTGCAGCGGCCAGAGGCGATATTGAACTCACGTCGTCCGACGCCCATGCCATGCTCTATGTCGATCGGTCCGAGGCCGACGACCTGGAATACGCGTCCTCCAGATCTGTGGTGGACCCCTATGAGGACGAAGTATCTTCGCGGTCGGCACGGTTCCTACGGGCTCCGGCAACGAACTCGGGCGAGATTCAAATTACGCAGGGCAGCTCGATATTCGGGCCGCGTGGTGTCAAACGCCACACCGTCGGCTGGCGCGACCTCGACGGTCACGGCCGCTATGTCATCTCCGACCGCCCCGCCGCAGCTCTGGCTGCCGACCCGAAACGGTTTGTGTCGGTGCTGAACTCCCGGATCGCAGCGGTAGTCCACGCCATCAAGGAAGAACGCGAGCATCTGCACTGA
- a CDS encoding DUF2628 domain-containing protein, whose amino-acid sequence MSKPNPTTADDLNPNWRERFTFFDSYGHPGSPESRQALRNLSFGQRSRITSNFIAFLFGPIYFFVLGLWKKNLSLLGIWVGVIVVVVGLEVITGVTVPDPFPQAIGFGMAALYMSTANYAHYLQRTRGIQSWNPFEGMGKRAPTR is encoded by the coding sequence ATGAGCAAACCAAATCCCACCACGGCCGATGACCTAAATCCGAACTGGCGCGAGCGGTTCACCTTCTTCGACAGCTACGGACACCCCGGGTCTCCGGAATCCCGGCAGGCGCTGCGGAATCTCTCTTTCGGGCAGCGGTCACGCATCACCTCGAACTTCATAGCGTTTCTGTTCGGGCCGATCTACTTCTTCGTACTCGGGCTGTGGAAGAAGAACCTCTCCCTGCTCGGCATCTGGGTCGGCGTTATCGTCGTGGTCGTCGGCCTGGAAGTGATCACCGGCGTGACGGTACCCGACCCGTTCCCCCAGGCAATCGGTTTCGGAATGGCCGCGCTGTACATGTCGACCGCGAACTACGCCCATTACCTCCAGCGCACCCGAGGGATTCAGAGCTGGAACCCGTTCGAGGGGATGGGGAAACGCGCGCCCACACGATAG